In Pecten maximus chromosome 10, xPecMax1.1, whole genome shotgun sequence, one genomic interval encodes:
- the LOC117335611 gene encoding uncharacterized protein LOC117335611 isoform X1, which produces MTIGQTFTISAASQKKKKSIMFWKRKRPERGLRALAEGGLAFARTYSNILAQTEEKLDHAIDRENRKPKSTVGKVRMEGEKVLHSKQVLLCIVLLNILDCILVLGELILDIYILKGVLEKAEKNEMNFIIHMKQIYPDYLAPLENTDINLLYRAMLDADVKWGQGSHDMHVTDTSHGTGSQTTTNPNGTHIDTTTSTYSATTTNPNGIQNATTSNPNGIQNATTTSTDNATTISERRRRAVSGAGSPMALTIDGNGTYHHDDHDHAHSIEEDLAHGFHKASIAILAILVVETMLKVFFLGKELLERKLEMFDGFVVIASFVVDIVFLKGMSGMHVREMVVILAFLVPWRVIRVVNSLVVAVIDHEHFRMKLLYKQKKQVSVDLKKAKAENKSLTNGIDVVKKMAVSAGLSEQDIDKRLAIVSVQVGNKKKKGSSISSFHHALGSSKKKSSSSVSSDPKVSIPSIEEGVENEVFAKSNGMDDSKSLPQ; this is translated from the exons ATGACGATAGGTCAGACGTTTACTATCAGTGCAG CTTCccagaagaagaaaaaatctaTCATGTTTTGGAAAAGAAAACGGCCGGAACGGGGATTGAGG GCGTTAGCGGAAGGTGGTTTGGCATTTGCAAGGACGTACTCCAACATATTAGCTCAGACTGAAGAGAAACTCGACCATGCCATCGACAGAGAAAACCGGAAACCGAAATCGACCGTTGGCAA GGTACGGATGGAAGGCGAGAAAGTCCTCCACAGTAAACAAGTCCTACTTTGCATCGTCCTGCTAAATATATTGGACTGTATCCTGGTTCTAGGGGAGCTAATCCTTGATATCTACATCCTCAAAG gAGTGTTGGAGAAAGCAGAAAAGAACGAGATGAATTTTATTATCCACATGAAACAGATATACCCCGACTACCTGGCTCCATTGGAAAACACGGATATAAATTTGCTATATAGAGCGATGTTAGATGCTGACGTAAAATGGGGTCAAGGGTCACACGATATGCATGTTACGGATACGTCACACGGAACCGGAAGTCAAACGACAACGAATCCGAATGGCACTCATATCGATACCACTACATCAACGTACAGCGCTACAACCACAAACCCGAACGGCATCCAAAACGCTACAACCTCAAACCCGAACGGCATCCAAAACGCTACAACCACATCGACGGACAACGCTACGACCATTTCAGAAAGACGCCGGCGGGCAGTCTCGGGCGCCGGAAGTCCTATGGCACTTACTATCGACGGAAACGGTACATATCACCATGACGACCACGACCATGCGCACTCGATTGAAGAGGACCTTGCACACGGATTTCATAAAGCTAGTATAGCAATTCTGGCCATTTTAGTGGTAGAG ACGATGTTGAAGGTTTTCTTTTTGGGAAAAGAATTACTGGAAAGAAAGTTGGAG ATGTTTGACGGTTTTGTGGTGATCGCCTCGTTTGTGGTCGATATTGTCTTTCTCAAAGGAATGAGCGGGATGCATGTCCGAGAGATGGTGGTCATTCTGGCTTTCCTGGTTCCGTGGAGGGTCATCCGAGTGGTCAATA GTTTGGTTGTAGCAGTCATTGATCACGAACATTTCCGCATGAAGTTGTTATACAAACAGAAGAAACAAGTATCTGTGGACCTTAAGAAAGCAAAGGCTGAAAATAAGTCGCTGACG AACGGAATAGATGTAGTAAAGAAGATGGCCGTCAGCGCGGGTTTGTCAGAACAGGACATTGACAAACGACTCG CTATCGTCAGCGTTCAGGTTGGAAATAAAAAGAAGAAAGGATCGTCCATATCTAGTTTCCATCATGCACTTGGCAGTAGCAAGAAAAAGAGCTCCTCATCTGTCTCCAGTGATCCCAAGGTCTCTATACCGTCCATTGAGGAGGGCGTGGAAAACGAAGTGTTCGCCAAGAGTAACGGAATGGATGACTCGAAATCTCTACCGCAATGA
- the LOC117335611 gene encoding uncharacterized protein LOC117335611 isoform X2 → MFWKRKRPERGLRALAEGGLAFARTYSNILAQTEEKLDHAIDRENRKPKSTVGKVRMEGEKVLHSKQVLLCIVLLNILDCILVLGELILDIYILKGVLEKAEKNEMNFIIHMKQIYPDYLAPLENTDINLLYRAMLDADVKWGQGSHDMHVTDTSHGTGSQTTTNPNGTHIDTTTSTYSATTTNPNGIQNATTSNPNGIQNATTTSTDNATTISERRRRAVSGAGSPMALTIDGNGTYHHDDHDHAHSIEEDLAHGFHKASIAILAILVVETMLKVFFLGKELLERKLEMFDGFVVIASFVVDIVFLKGMSGMHVREMVVILAFLVPWRVIRVVNSLVVAVIDHEHFRMKLLYKQKKQVSVDLKKAKAENKSLTNGIDVVKKMAVSAGLSEQDIDKRLAIVSVQVGNKKKKGSSISSFHHALGSSKKKSSSSVSSDPKVSIPSIEEGVENEVFAKSNGMDDSKSLPQ, encoded by the exons ATGTTTTGGAAAAGAAAACGGCCGGAACGGGGATTGAGG GCGTTAGCGGAAGGTGGTTTGGCATTTGCAAGGACGTACTCCAACATATTAGCTCAGACTGAAGAGAAACTCGACCATGCCATCGACAGAGAAAACCGGAAACCGAAATCGACCGTTGGCAA GGTACGGATGGAAGGCGAGAAAGTCCTCCACAGTAAACAAGTCCTACTTTGCATCGTCCTGCTAAATATATTGGACTGTATCCTGGTTCTAGGGGAGCTAATCCTTGATATCTACATCCTCAAAG gAGTGTTGGAGAAAGCAGAAAAGAACGAGATGAATTTTATTATCCACATGAAACAGATATACCCCGACTACCTGGCTCCATTGGAAAACACGGATATAAATTTGCTATATAGAGCGATGTTAGATGCTGACGTAAAATGGGGTCAAGGGTCACACGATATGCATGTTACGGATACGTCACACGGAACCGGAAGTCAAACGACAACGAATCCGAATGGCACTCATATCGATACCACTACATCAACGTACAGCGCTACAACCACAAACCCGAACGGCATCCAAAACGCTACAACCTCAAACCCGAACGGCATCCAAAACGCTACAACCACATCGACGGACAACGCTACGACCATTTCAGAAAGACGCCGGCGGGCAGTCTCGGGCGCCGGAAGTCCTATGGCACTTACTATCGACGGAAACGGTACATATCACCATGACGACCACGACCATGCGCACTCGATTGAAGAGGACCTTGCACACGGATTTCATAAAGCTAGTATAGCAATTCTGGCCATTTTAGTGGTAGAG ACGATGTTGAAGGTTTTCTTTTTGGGAAAAGAATTACTGGAAAGAAAGTTGGAG ATGTTTGACGGTTTTGTGGTGATCGCCTCGTTTGTGGTCGATATTGTCTTTCTCAAAGGAATGAGCGGGATGCATGTCCGAGAGATGGTGGTCATTCTGGCTTTCCTGGTTCCGTGGAGGGTCATCCGAGTGGTCAATA GTTTGGTTGTAGCAGTCATTGATCACGAACATTTCCGCATGAAGTTGTTATACAAACAGAAGAAACAAGTATCTGTGGACCTTAAGAAAGCAAAGGCTGAAAATAAGTCGCTGACG AACGGAATAGATGTAGTAAAGAAGATGGCCGTCAGCGCGGGTTTGTCAGAACAGGACATTGACAAACGACTCG CTATCGTCAGCGTTCAGGTTGGAAATAAAAAGAAGAAAGGATCGTCCATATCTAGTTTCCATCATGCACTTGGCAGTAGCAAGAAAAAGAGCTCCTCATCTGTCTCCAGTGATCCCAAGGTCTCTATACCGTCCATTGAGGAGGGCGTGGAAAACGAAGTGTTCGCCAAGAGTAACGGAATGGATGACTCGAAATCTCTACCGCAATGA